The Bombus affinis isolate iyBomAffi1 chromosome 17, iyBomAffi1.2, whole genome shotgun sequence genome includes a region encoding these proteins:
- the LOC126925996 gene encoding septin-2 isoform X2 — protein MSGDRDYIGFATLPEQVHRKSVKRGFEFTLMVLGESGLGKSTLINSLFLGDLYKDRRILDAAERIEKTTTIEKKTMDIEERGVRLRLTIVDTPGFGDAVNCEDTWKACSAYIDEQFRQYFTDESGLNRKNIQDNRVHCCLYFIPPYGHGLRQIDLEVLKRLHRKVNVVPVIAKADTLTTYEVKMLKDRILADIEEHEIQIYQFPDCDSDEDEEFKQQDKELKACIPFAVVGSSTVLEVAGKKVRGRQYPWGVVEVENPKHSDFVKLRTMLISTHMQDLKDVTQDVHYENFRAQCISQISQQAIRERSKLKRDSGPHFENSISDTDRLLLQKDEEIRRMQDMLAQMQEKLKATGQVGTGIGLRGRVGSLGNDLDSTDVEKKRNSIIDV, from the exons ATGTCCGGTG ACAGGGACTATATCGGATTCGCGACGTTGCCCGAGCAAGTGCACAGAAAATCGGTTAAAAGAGGATTCGAGTTCACCCTGATGGTGTTAGGAGAAAGTGGCCTCGGCAAGTCTACTCTGATAAACAGTCTGTTCCTCGGTGATCTTTACAAAGACCGACGAATCCTCGATGCCGCTG AACGCATTGAAAAGACAACAACGATAGAAAAGAAGACAATGGACATCGAAGAACGTGGAGTCAGGCTACGTTTAACGATCGTCGACACACCTG GATTTGGCGACGCGGTAAACTGCGAAGACACTTGGAAAGCGTGCTCGGCCTATATCGACGAACAGTTCCGACAATATTTTACGGACGAGAGCGGATTAAATAGGAAGAACATCCAAGACAATCGAGTACATTGCTGTTTGTACTTCATACCTCCTTATGGACACGG ACTCAGACAGATCGATCTGGAAGTATTGAAACGATTGCACCGTAAGGTAAACGTGGTCCCTGTAATTGCAAAGGCAGATACGTTAACGACCTACGAAGTGAAAATGTTGAAGGATCGAATACTCGCTGACATCGAAGAGCACGAGATTCAG ATATATCAATTTCCGGACTGCGACAGCGACGAGGACGAGGAATTTAAGCAACAGGACAAAGAGCTTAAAGCGTGTATCCCGTTTGCCGTGGTCGGCAGCTCGACGGTGCTGGAAGTGGCGGGCAAGAAGGTCCGCGGTCGCCAATATCCCTGGGGAGTGGTAGAAG TGGAGAACCCGAAGCACAGCGATTTCGTGAAATTAAGAACGATGCTGATATCCACGCACATGCAAGATCTGAAAGACGTGACACAGGACGTGCATTACGAGAATTTCCGGGCGCAATGCATTTCTCAAATTTCACAGCAGGCCATCCGGGAACGGAG TAAGCTGAAAAGAGATTCGGGCCCGCATTTTGAGAACAGCATATCCGATACCGACAGGCTACTCCTGCAGAAAGACGAAGAG ATAAGAAGAATGCAGGACATGCTGGCGCAAATGCAAGAGAAATTGAAAGCTACGGGCCAGGTTGGAACTGGAATCGGTCTCAGAGGACGAGTCGGCAGCCTTGGAAACGATCTGGACTCTACGGACGTCGAAAAGAAACGCAACAGTATTATAGATGTTTAA
- the LOC126926000 gene encoding fructose-1,6-bisphosphatase 1, producing the protein MASKSDSFDSNCMTLTRFVLSEQRKIQDATGDLTQLLNSIQTAVKAVSSVVRKAGIANMYGIAGTQNVQGEEVKKLDVLSNELFVNMLTSSYTTCVLVSEENTNAIEVETEASGKYIVCFDPLDGSSNIDCLVSIGSIFAIFKKPSEPRASMEANALQPGKNLLAAGYAIYGSATMMVLSTGHGVNGFTYDPAIGEFILTEKNLRIPARGNIYCINEGYETTWDTAIKEYIHSKKYPENGKPYSSRYVGSMVADVHRTIKYGGIFLYPTTKTHPTGKLRLLYECIPMAYIIKQAGGMATNGEIDILEIVPEKIHQRSAIFLGSQEDVQEVLQFIKKHKK; encoded by the exons ATGGCTTCGAAGAGCGATTCTTTCGATTCTAACTGCATGACATTGACAAGATTTGTACTGTCCGAGCAACGAAAAATACAAGATGCTACGGGAGATTTAACTCAGCTTCTGAACAGCATACAAACTGCCGTAAAAGCGGTCAGTTCGGTAGTTAGGAAAGCAGGTATTGCCAATAT GTATGGCATAGCCGGAACTCAAAACGTGCAGGGGGAAGAAGTGAAAAAGTTGGATGTATTGAGCAACGAGTTGTTCGTGAATATGTTGACATCCTCTTACACAACCTGCGTTCTCGTAAGCGAAGAAAATACGAACGCGATCGAAGTGGAAACTGAAGCGAGCGGAAAATATATCGTGTGCTTCGATCCGTTGGATGGATCGTCCAATATCGATTGTTTAGTATCGATCGGTTCTATATTCGCGATCTTTAAGAAACCGAGCGAACCGAGAGCGTCTATGGAGGCGAATGCCCTTCAACCTGGTAAAAATTTGCTCGCCGCTGGATACGCGATCTATGGTTCGGCAACCATGATGGTACTTTCGACTGGCCATGGAGTCAATGGTTTCACCTACGATCCAGCTATCGGAGAATTTATTTTGACCGAAAAAAATTTACGCATACCTGCCAGAGGAAATATCTACTG CATCAACGAAGGATACGAGACTACCTGGGACACAGCCATCAAGGAATATATACATTCGAAGAAATATCCTGAGAATGGGAAACCGTACAGCTCAAGGTACGTGGGCTCTATGGTTGCTGATGTGCACAGGACGATCAAGTATGGAGGAATATTTCTTTATCCAACAACGAAAACTCATCCCACTGGCAAG CTGCGCCTTTTGTACGAATGTATTCCGATGGCGTACATAATAAAACAAGCCGGCGGTATGGCGACAAACGGGGAGATCGATATTTTGGAGATCGTGCCCGAGAAAATCCACCAAAGATCCGCGATATTTTTGGGATCGCAGGAAGATGTGCAAGAAGTCTTACAGTTTattaaaaaacacaaaaaatag
- the LOC126926011 gene encoding ubiquitin-conjugating enzyme E2 T-like produces the protein MQKSIRLKREFEKLSQNPVEGISCYPRSENFENLVATIIGPIGSPYSGHVFQLSIDISEQYPFEPPRITFQTPIYHPNIDNNGRICMDLLNMPPKGNWNPTIGIKNLLDAVKCLLGNPNPDDPLMPDIAQEYKFNRQEFDRKVQQFMIERKNKLL, from the coding sequence ATGCAGAAATCTATCAGATTAAAACGTGAATTTGAAAAGCTTAGTCAAAATCCTGTCGAAGGTATTTCTTGTTATCCACGGTCTGAAAATTTTGAAAACCTTGTTGCGACGATTATCGGACCAATTGGAAGCCCATATAGTGGACACGTTTTTCAGTTATCCATAGATATTTCTGAACAATATCCGTTTGAACCTCCAAGGATTACGTTTCAAACACCTATTTATCATCCAAATATTGATAATAATGGCCGAATTTGTATGGATCTTTTAAACATGCCACCAAAAGGTAACTGGAATCCAACTATCGGAATAAAAAATCTTCTGGATGCTGTAAAATGCCTATTGGGAAATCCAAATCCTGATGATCCTTTGATGCCAGACATAGCGcaagaatataaatttaatagacAAGAATTCGACAGAAAGGTACAACAGTTTAtgatagaaagaaaaaataaattgcTATAA
- the LOC126925996 gene encoding septin-4 isoform X4: MPLSFLERIEKTTTIEKKTMDIEERGVRLRLTIVDTPGFGDAVNCEDTWKACSAYIDEQFRQYFTDESGLNRKNIQDNRVHCCLYFIPPYGHGLRQIDLEVLKRLHRKVNVVPVIAKADTLTTYEVKMLKDRILADIEEHEIQIYQFPDCDSDEDEEFKQQDKELKACIPFAVVGSSTVLEVAGKKVRGRQYPWGVVEVENPKHSDFVKLRTMLISTHMQDLKDVTQDVHYENFRAQCISQISQQAIRERRYLRIKLKRDSGPHFENSISDTDRLLLQKDEEIRRMQDMLAQMQEKLKATGQVGTGIGLRGRVGSLGNDLDSTDVEKKRNSIIDV; this comes from the exons ATGCCGCTG TCCTTTCTAGAACGCATTGAAAAGACAACAACGATAGAAAAGAAGACAATGGACATCGAAGAACGTGGAGTCAGGCTACGTTTAACGATCGTCGACACACCTG GATTTGGCGACGCGGTAAACTGCGAAGACACTTGGAAAGCGTGCTCGGCCTATATCGACGAACAGTTCCGACAATATTTTACGGACGAGAGCGGATTAAATAGGAAGAACATCCAAGACAATCGAGTACATTGCTGTTTGTACTTCATACCTCCTTATGGACACGG ACTCAGACAGATCGATCTGGAAGTATTGAAACGATTGCACCGTAAGGTAAACGTGGTCCCTGTAATTGCAAAGGCAGATACGTTAACGACCTACGAAGTGAAAATGTTGAAGGATCGAATACTCGCTGACATCGAAGAGCACGAGATTCAG ATATATCAATTTCCGGACTGCGACAGCGACGAGGACGAGGAATTTAAGCAACAGGACAAAGAGCTTAAAGCGTGTATCCCGTTTGCCGTGGTCGGCAGCTCGACGGTGCTGGAAGTGGCGGGCAAGAAGGTCCGCGGTCGCCAATATCCCTGGGGAGTGGTAGAAG TGGAGAACCCGAAGCACAGCGATTTCGTGAAATTAAGAACGATGCTGATATCCACGCACATGCAAGATCTGAAAGACGTGACACAGGACGTGCATTACGAGAATTTCCGGGCGCAATGCATTTCTCAAATTTCACAGCAGGCCATCCGGGAACGGAGGTATTTACGCAT TAAGCTGAAAAGAGATTCGGGCCCGCATTTTGAGAACAGCATATCCGATACCGACAGGCTACTCCTGCAGAAAGACGAAGAG ATAAGAAGAATGCAGGACATGCTGGCGCAAATGCAAGAGAAATTGAAAGCTACGGGCCAGGTTGGAACTGGAATCGGTCTCAGAGGACGAGTCGGCAGCCTTGGAAACGATCTGGACTCTACGGACGTCGAAAAGAAACGCAACAGTATTATAGATGTTTAA
- the LOC126925996 gene encoding septin-2 isoform X1 — translation MSGDRDYIGFATLPEQVHRKSVKRGFEFTLMVLGESGLGKSTLINSLFLGDLYKDRRILDAAERIEKTTTIEKKTMDIEERGVRLRLTIVDTPGFGDAVNCEDTWKACSAYIDEQFRQYFTDESGLNRKNIQDNRVHCCLYFIPPYGHGLRQIDLEVLKRLHRKVNVVPVIAKADTLTTYEVKMLKDRILADIEEHEIQIYQFPDCDSDEDEEFKQQDKELKACIPFAVVGSSTVLEVAGKKVRGRQYPWGVVEVENPKHSDFVKLRTMLISTHMQDLKDVTQDVHYENFRAQCISQISQQAIRERRYLRIKLKRDSGPHFENSISDTDRLLLQKDEEIRRMQDMLAQMQEKLKATGQVGTGIGLRGRVGSLGNDLDSTDVEKKRNSIIDV, via the exons ATGTCCGGTG ACAGGGACTATATCGGATTCGCGACGTTGCCCGAGCAAGTGCACAGAAAATCGGTTAAAAGAGGATTCGAGTTCACCCTGATGGTGTTAGGAGAAAGTGGCCTCGGCAAGTCTACTCTGATAAACAGTCTGTTCCTCGGTGATCTTTACAAAGACCGACGAATCCTCGATGCCGCTG AACGCATTGAAAAGACAACAACGATAGAAAAGAAGACAATGGACATCGAAGAACGTGGAGTCAGGCTACGTTTAACGATCGTCGACACACCTG GATTTGGCGACGCGGTAAACTGCGAAGACACTTGGAAAGCGTGCTCGGCCTATATCGACGAACAGTTCCGACAATATTTTACGGACGAGAGCGGATTAAATAGGAAGAACATCCAAGACAATCGAGTACATTGCTGTTTGTACTTCATACCTCCTTATGGACACGG ACTCAGACAGATCGATCTGGAAGTATTGAAACGATTGCACCGTAAGGTAAACGTGGTCCCTGTAATTGCAAAGGCAGATACGTTAACGACCTACGAAGTGAAAATGTTGAAGGATCGAATACTCGCTGACATCGAAGAGCACGAGATTCAG ATATATCAATTTCCGGACTGCGACAGCGACGAGGACGAGGAATTTAAGCAACAGGACAAAGAGCTTAAAGCGTGTATCCCGTTTGCCGTGGTCGGCAGCTCGACGGTGCTGGAAGTGGCGGGCAAGAAGGTCCGCGGTCGCCAATATCCCTGGGGAGTGGTAGAAG TGGAGAACCCGAAGCACAGCGATTTCGTGAAATTAAGAACGATGCTGATATCCACGCACATGCAAGATCTGAAAGACGTGACACAGGACGTGCATTACGAGAATTTCCGGGCGCAATGCATTTCTCAAATTTCACAGCAGGCCATCCGGGAACGGAGGTATTTACGCAT TAAGCTGAAAAGAGATTCGGGCCCGCATTTTGAGAACAGCATATCCGATACCGACAGGCTACTCCTGCAGAAAGACGAAGAG ATAAGAAGAATGCAGGACATGCTGGCGCAAATGCAAGAGAAATTGAAAGCTACGGGCCAGGTTGGAACTGGAATCGGTCTCAGAGGACGAGTCGGCAGCCTTGGAAACGATCTGGACTCTACGGACGTCGAAAAGAAACGCAACAGTATTATAGATGTTTAA
- the LOC126926013 gene encoding pro-resilin-like isoform X1: MIPKALLLTMTLVGILSEPQGPAYLPPTATGARPTPAAGHPDEWAGDSANYEFLYEVEDAVAGLNFGHHESRKDNEATGTYHVLLPDGRTQIVDYVADGGGYRPMVRYEGTATYPATGSASRTPAATAGSTSNEGYRY, translated from the exons ATGATTCCGAAG GCACTTCTGTTAACGATGACGTTGGTAGGAATTTTGAGCGAACCTCAAGGACCTGCCTATCTTCCGCCTACGGCAACTGGAGCGCGACCAACTCCTGCCGCTGGTCATCCGGACGAATGGGCCGGT GATTCAGCGAATTACGAATTTTTATACGAAGTGGAGGACGCAGTAGCTGGCTTAAACTTTGGCCATCACGAGTCACGAAAAGACAATGAAGCAACTGGAACTTATCACGTGCTATTACCAGATGGTAGAACACAAATCGTCGACTACGTTGCCGACGGTGGTGGCTATCGGCCAATGGTACGATACGAGGGGACGGCAACTTATCCGGCTACGGGATCTGCTTCAAGGACACCGGCTGCTACCGCAGGATCCACGAGTAACGAAGGATACAGATACTAA
- the LOC126926008 gene encoding rho GDP-dissociation inhibitor 2 — MSEPNTDHIDSVEEELEVESNYKPPPEKTIEQILETDKEDESLRKYKETLLGEAKSGGVVVDPNDPRKVIVKKLALCVADRPDMELDLTGDLSQLKKQTFVIKEGVSYRIRIDFIVQREIVHGLKYVQKTYRLGMPVDKMMHMVGSYPPKTEIQSYTTPTEDAPAGVMARGSYSVSSLFTDDDKHEHLKWEWSFEIKKDWKE; from the exons ATGTCAGAACCTAATACCGATCACATTGACTCCGTAGAAGAAGAATTAGAAGTGGAATCTAACTACAAACCCCCACCAGAAAAAACAATAGAACAAATCCTAGAAACAGATAAAGAAGATGAAAGTTTACGCAAATATAAAGAAACTCTTTTGGGAGAGGCAAAGTCTGGAGGTGTTGTTGTAG ATCCAAATGATCCCAGGAAAGTAATAGTAAAAAAGTTAGCGCTGTGCGTAGCAGATCGGCCAGATATGGAATTAGATTTAACAGGTGACCTCTCTCAGTTAAAGAAACAGACGTTTGTAATAAAAGAAGGTGTTAGCTACAGGATCAGGATTGACTTCATTGTTCAACGTGAAATTGTGCATGGCCTAAAATATGTTCAAAAAACTTATCGTCTTGGAATGCCAG TGGATAAGATGATGCATATGGTGGGTTCTTATCCTCCAAAAACGGAAATTCAATCATATACAACACCAACAGAGGATGCACCAGCTGGAGTAATGGCACGTGGTTCTTATAGTGTAAGCTCTTTGTTTACTGATGATGACAAACACGAACACCTAAAGTGGGAATGGTCATTTGAAATTAAGAAAGACTGGAAAGAGTAA
- the LOC126925988 gene encoding RNA-binding protein spenito, protein MIGIPRDDRHKITVKIRNNMKRSSSRDTPPRVKRSRSSMGRYDDSSDERITPERIRRRSRGARSPSPPTRASSHARYVESSSHRDDYLRAPRELPPERPYSYKVLCISSIHPKASDEVIKDTLYREYKKFGDFSIRISHELDERVAYVCFRSSEDARDAKHAKPRIIMYDKVALVEPVYERPDTYRRPRSITPPDYERYYARSPGPTDRHRPLERYERVYGPPVGLPPPHREMRREAIPPPHHEFVRPPIHHGPPHVHPGPPHHYGPPRHMMIRHPVHGFERVENKKDKFPNYLHHVSPEDDPLATRTLFAGNLEINITEDELRRIFSKYGIVDDIDIKRPPPGTGNAYAFVRFQTLDMAHRCKVELSGQYIGKFQCKIGYGKATPTTRIWVGGLGPWTSVPQLEREFDRFGAIKKIDYIKGDSNAYILYDSIDAAQAAVKEMRGFPLGGPDRRLRVDFADVTPGFGYKPRPYPEESGEFRPRPVDYEPPYDPYGPDSDFGYGPRGFRGRGSAPWHERRGGGRGGYRGTYPENYMREEADWSSRRPPPELEYETPRSLRRSLSREPGVDRSRSRSPRRRQIDSDSDSENTRSGMLSTSRTLPEVARKSIAIWQGALILKNSLFPAKFHLTDGDTEIIEALMKDEDGKHMLRITQRLRLDQPKLDDVSKRIQTSSSHAIFLGLAGSSTVISTDDANVQTRPLRNLVSYLKQKEAAGVISLLNKDTEGTGVLYAFPPCTFSTELLKRTCPSLSEEGLKEDHLVIVVVKGGSA, encoded by the exons ATGATTGGGATTCCGCGTGACGATCGACATAAGATCACGGTTAAAATCCGCAACAATATGAAAAGGAGCTCTAGTCGTGACACTCCTCCGCGCGTCAAGAGAAGTAGATCATCGATGGGACG ATACGATGATTCCAGTGATGAGCGAATAACTCCTGAAAGAATTCGTCGACGTAGTAGAGGTGCAAGAAGTCCCAGTCCTCCAACGCGTGCCTCCTCTCATGCTCGTTATGTAGAATCAAGCTCCCATAGAGATGATTATTTAAGAGCACCCAGAGAATTACCACCAGAACGTCCATATAGTTATAAAGTGCTTTGTATCAGTTCAATTCACCCAAAAGCAAGTGACGAAGTGATAAAAGATACTCTTTATAGAGAATATAAGAAGTTCGGAGATTTTTCTATTAGAATTTCTCATGAATTAGATGAACGTGTTGCATATGTTTGCTTCAGAAGTTCAGAGGATGCTAGAGATGCAAAGCATGCAAAACCAAGAATCATTATGTATGACAAGGTAGCGCTTGTTGAACCAGTTTATGAAAGACCTGATACTTACCGTCGTCCAAGATCGATTACGCCCCCTgattatgaaagatactacGCCAGAAGTCCTGGTCCAACAGATAGACATAGACCTTTAGAAAGATATGAAAGAGTTTATGGACCTCCAGTCGGTTTGCCTCCACCGCACAGAGAAATGAGGCGTGAAGCAATCCCTCCTCCTCATCATGAATTTGTTAGACCACCAATTCATCATGGTCCACCCCATGTTCATCCTGGCCCACCTCATCATTATGGCCCTCCAAGGCATATGATGATTCGACATCCAGTTCATGGATTTGAACGTGTGGAgaataaaaaagataaatttCCCAATTATTTACATCATGTTTCTCCAGAAGATGACCCACTAGCAACAAGAACACTTTTTGCAGGGAACTTAGAGATCAACATTACAGAAGATGAATTAAGACGTATCTTTAGTAAATACGGAATTGTTGACGATATTGACATTAAAAGACCTCCACCCGGTACAGGAAATGCTTATGCTTTTGTCAGATTTCAGACGTTGGATATGGCGCATAGATGTAAAGTTGAACTCTCTGGACAATATATAGGAAAATTCCAATGTAAAATTGGATATGGGAAAGCTACGCCTACCACAAGAATTTGGGTTGGTGGTTTAGGACCATGGACTTCCGTACCACAGCTAGAAAGAGAATTTGATCGATTTGGggcaataaaaaagattgatTACATTAAAGGCGATAGTAATGCTTATATCTTATATGATTCGATTGATGCAGCACAGGCTGCTGTAAAAGAAATGAGAGGATTTCCTCTAGGTGGTCCAGATAGGAGGCTGAGAGTCGATTTTGCAGATGTGACTCCTGGATTTGGATATAAACCAAGACCCTACCCGGAAGAAAGTGGAGAGTTTAGACCAAGGCCAGTAGATTATGAACCTCCTTACGATCCTTACGGGCCAGATAGTGATTTTGGTTATGGACCAAGAGGATTCCGAGGTAGAGGATCTGCACCTTGGCATGAAAGAAGGGGCGGAGGAAGAGGGGGTTATCGCGGGACTTATCCAGAAAATTACATGAGAGAAGAAGCCGATTGGTCCAGCCGCAGACCGCCTCCAGAATTAGAGTATGAAACACCAAGAAGCTTACGTCGATCTTTATCGAGAGAACCTGGTGTAGATAGATCAAGATCAAGATCTCCTCGTAGAAGGCAAATTGACTCTGATTCCGATTCAGAGAATACTCGTAGCGGAATGCTTTCTACTTCTCGAACATTACCTGAAGTGGCAAGGAAATCAATAGCAATTTGGCAAGGAGCACTAATCTTAAAGAATTCTCTATTTCCAGCTAAGTTCCATTTAACAGATGGTGACACAGAAATAATCGAGGCCTTGATGAAAGATGAAGATGGAAAACATATGTTGAGAATTACACAAAGATTACGTTTAGATCAACCAAAATTAGATGATGTGTCAAAGAGAATTCAAACTTCTAGTTCACATGCTATTTTCCTAGGACTGGCTGGTTCAAGTACAGTTATATCTACAGATGATGCTAATGTTCAAACCAGACCCTTACGCAACCTAGTATCATATTTAAAGCAAAAGGAAGCAGCTGGTGTCATTTCTTTGCTTAACAAAGATACAGAGGGAACTGGGGTGCTTTATGCATTTCCACCTTGTACATTCTCTACAGAACTATTAAAACGAACCTGTCCAAGCCTCAGTGAAGAGGGACTTAAGGAGGATCATCTGGTAATCGTCGTTGTTAAGGGGGGTAGTGCTTAA
- the LOC126926013 gene encoding pro-resilin-like isoform X2 has product MTLVGILSEPQGPAYLPPTATGARPTPAAGHPDEWAGDSANYEFLYEVEDAVAGLNFGHHESRKDNEATGTYHVLLPDGRTQIVDYVADGGGYRPMVRYEGTATYPATGSASRTPAATAGSTSNEGYRY; this is encoded by the exons ATGACGTTGGTAGGAATTTTGAGCGAACCTCAAGGACCTGCCTATCTTCCGCCTACGGCAACTGGAGCGCGACCAACTCCTGCCGCTGGTCATCCGGACGAATGGGCCGGT GATTCAGCGAATTACGAATTTTTATACGAAGTGGAGGACGCAGTAGCTGGCTTAAACTTTGGCCATCACGAGTCACGAAAAGACAATGAAGCAACTGGAACTTATCACGTGCTATTACCAGATGGTAGAACACAAATCGTCGACTACGTTGCCGACGGTGGTGGCTATCGGCCAATGGTACGATACGAGGGGACGGCAACTTATCCGGCTACGGGATCTGCTTCAAGGACACCGGCTGCTACCGCAGGATCCACGAGTAACGAAGGATACAGATACTAA
- the LOC126925996 gene encoding septin-4 isoform X3 yields MVLGESGLGKSTLINSLFLGDLYKDRRILDAAERIEKTTTIEKKTMDIEERGVRLRLTIVDTPGFGDAVNCEDTWKACSAYIDEQFRQYFTDESGLNRKNIQDNRVHCCLYFIPPYGHGLRQIDLEVLKRLHRKVNVVPVIAKADTLTTYEVKMLKDRILADIEEHEIQIYQFPDCDSDEDEEFKQQDKELKACIPFAVVGSSTVLEVAGKKVRGRQYPWGVVEVENPKHSDFVKLRTMLISTHMQDLKDVTQDVHYENFRAQCISQISQQAIRERRYLRIKLKRDSGPHFENSISDTDRLLLQKDEEIRRMQDMLAQMQEKLKATGQVGTGIGLRGRVGSLGNDLDSTDVEKKRNSIIDV; encoded by the exons ATGGTGTTAGGAGAAAGTGGCCTCGGCAAGTCTACTCTGATAAACAGTCTGTTCCTCGGTGATCTTTACAAAGACCGACGAATCCTCGATGCCGCTG AACGCATTGAAAAGACAACAACGATAGAAAAGAAGACAATGGACATCGAAGAACGTGGAGTCAGGCTACGTTTAACGATCGTCGACACACCTG GATTTGGCGACGCGGTAAACTGCGAAGACACTTGGAAAGCGTGCTCGGCCTATATCGACGAACAGTTCCGACAATATTTTACGGACGAGAGCGGATTAAATAGGAAGAACATCCAAGACAATCGAGTACATTGCTGTTTGTACTTCATACCTCCTTATGGACACGG ACTCAGACAGATCGATCTGGAAGTATTGAAACGATTGCACCGTAAGGTAAACGTGGTCCCTGTAATTGCAAAGGCAGATACGTTAACGACCTACGAAGTGAAAATGTTGAAGGATCGAATACTCGCTGACATCGAAGAGCACGAGATTCAG ATATATCAATTTCCGGACTGCGACAGCGACGAGGACGAGGAATTTAAGCAACAGGACAAAGAGCTTAAAGCGTGTATCCCGTTTGCCGTGGTCGGCAGCTCGACGGTGCTGGAAGTGGCGGGCAAGAAGGTCCGCGGTCGCCAATATCCCTGGGGAGTGGTAGAAG TGGAGAACCCGAAGCACAGCGATTTCGTGAAATTAAGAACGATGCTGATATCCACGCACATGCAAGATCTGAAAGACGTGACACAGGACGTGCATTACGAGAATTTCCGGGCGCAATGCATTTCTCAAATTTCACAGCAGGCCATCCGGGAACGGAGGTATTTACGCAT TAAGCTGAAAAGAGATTCGGGCCCGCATTTTGAGAACAGCATATCCGATACCGACAGGCTACTCCTGCAGAAAGACGAAGAG ATAAGAAGAATGCAGGACATGCTGGCGCAAATGCAAGAGAAATTGAAAGCTACGGGCCAGGTTGGAACTGGAATCGGTCTCAGAGGACGAGTCGGCAGCCTTGGAAACGATCTGGACTCTACGGACGTCGAAAAGAAACGCAACAGTATTATAGATGTTTAA